From the genome of Puniceicoccaceae bacterium:
CGGTCTCCTTGATCGCTTCCAGGGCAACCCTGGATTTGAACTCGGCACTGAATGAGCGGCGTTTCTTGGACATGCTTTTTCCTCCTTTTTGGTAGTTTATTCATAGCTTGTCCACCTGTCCAGTTTTCCGGGACCACTTCAGTTCGACGGCGAAAGCCTCCCCGCGCCAGCGGCTACCGGGCAAGCCAACGATGCAATTCAGTTCAAAGTTAGTTCGACTTACCATCCCCGACACTCGACCATTTTTGTTTACAAAAAAATCCGCAACTCCTTCAAGTTACAGATCTTCTTGTAAACAAAAATGGTCGGGACGACTGGATTCGAACCAGCGACCCCTTGCACCCCATGCAATTCGAGAAGGATGTAAAGACATGGGCAAGAAGAAGAAGGGGAAGTATGATGGAATACAGCGCTGGATTTAGGGTTTATTTAGGGTTTTTTTGGTGGAAGGGGTTTCGATGTGCTGAATTGCCCAGGCGCAGAGGAAGCGAATTGCGGCGCTTGTGTCGGTGAAGTGATAGCGTTTTGCAAAGTCGCGGATTTCCTTGAGTTGTTCCTCGCTGAGTCGAACGGTGAATGGGTCCATGAAACGGGGTATGTCTTACTGGAGGCATGCGCTCGTTGGGTGGGCGTAAGACAAGAATTGTGCCAGATAGTGTTGAATACCGGAATTCCGGTAGTCTTGAGAGATCGACGCGTGACGGATTTTCTTGAGTTCAAAACACCTTCACTGGATGCTTGAGGGCTATCCTTATCATCTCCTCATGCAAAAGCTATCGGCTCGTCCGCTGGAGTGTGCACCTGACAATGTTGTCGCGTTGGAATCGACAGATGTTTGGGCACTTCCTTCCCCCGAAAACCTCTCACCTGCCGCCTGGGAGGCGTGGGTATCGCGTCAGCAGGATCGCGAACTGTTGCGCGGATACCTGCTGTATTTCCACGACCGATACTGTGTCACTTCTGCGCCGCGCGGGGCTTCTGGCGCGAGTTGAGGGATTTTCGCACGGCTCCGGAATCGTATTGGCTGCCGTCCTCAGTTACCCAGGAAAGATCCTTTGATCGATCTACACTCACTTTGAGCCCACGCTCGAGAGCTGCAAGGATGGCGGCCCGGATGTACTCAGAGCGGTTCACGTGGTTTTCACGCGCCTGCTCCATGATGTCATCGATAAGGTCGAGCGGTAGATTGACGGTGACGTTTTTGGTCCCCTCTGGGATGTCTCTGGTGGCCATTGGGTGTCGCTTCGTTTTATTAAGTGGCTTCCTAAGTCCTCTTGTTTGTCAAAGAAACCGAGAAAATCAACAAAATCAACATTTCTTGTTGACTTCGTAAGTAACTTAATAAGAATCCACCTCATCAGATGAACGCCATCAGGGTTGTCCTGAAGGAAACTTAGTAAGTAACTTAATATGTCAACGAACCCCATCAGCCC
Proteins encoded in this window:
- a CDS encoding ribbon-helix-helix domain-containing protein codes for the protein MATRDIPEGTKNVTVNLPLDLIDDIMEQARENHVNRSEYIRAAILAALERGLKVSVDRSKDLSWVTEDGSQYDSGAVRKSLNSRQKPRAAQK